One region of Limnospira fusiformis SAG 85.79 genomic DNA includes:
- a CDS encoding IS630-like element ISAtsp1 family transposase (programmed frameshift), translating into MPAPYSYDLRQKVIDAIELDGMPKTEASQVFHVSRNTINLWLQRKAQTGDFLPKPHHRPGNNHKITDWQKFKAFAQEHGDKTAAQMAELWDDDISPRTISRALKKIGFTRKKTYGYQERDEQQREEFMAQIEQMEPEEVVYLDEAAMNSQDSDYPYGYCEEGKRFHALKSGKRQGRVSMIAAWCHQQLLAPFSFEGCCNRTVFELWLEFILIPTLKPGQTLVLDNATFHKGGRIAELVEAAQCRLLYLPPYSPDLNKIEKCWSWLKARIRHCIEQFDSLHDAMDSVLKAAS; encoded by the exons ATGCCAGCCCCCTATAGTTACGACCTCAGACAAAAAGTTATTGATGCCATTGAACTAGACGGTATGCCCAAAACAGAAGCCAGTCAAGTTTTCCATGTCAGCAGGAACACCATTAATCTCTGGCTGCAAAGAAAAGCACAGACCGGAGACTTCCTCCCTAAACCTCATCACCGACCTGGCAATAACCACAAAATTACCGACTGGCAAAAATTCAAGGCTTTTGCCCAAGAGCATGGCGACAAAACAGCAGCTCAAATGGCTGAACTTTGGGATGACGACATCTCTCCTCGCACCATATCCAGAGCCTTGAAGAAAATTGGCTTCACCAGA AAAAAAACTTACGGCTACCAAGAACGTGATGAGCAACAGCGAGAGGAGTTTATGGCTCAGATTGAACAGATGGAGCCGGAAGAAGTGGTCTACCTCGATGAAGCCGCCATGAATAGTCAGGACTCGGATTACCCTTATGGTTACTGCGAGGAAGGAAAACGCTTCCATGCACTCAAATCAGGGAAGAGGCAGGGCAGGGTAAGTATGATAGCCGCATGGTGTCATCAACAACTCTTAGCTCCCTTTAGCTTTGAGGGTTGTTGTAATCGGACAGTGTTTGAGTTGTGGTTGGAGTTCATCTTAATTCCAACATTGAAGCCAGGTCAGACTCTAGTATTGGACAATGCAACGTTTCATAAAGGGGGACGGATTGCTGAACTGGTGGAGGCAGCTCAATGCCGTTTACTCTATCTACCACCTTATTCGCCAGACCTCAACAAGATAGAGAAATGTTGGTCGTGGCTGAAAGCCCGTATTCGCCACTGCATTGAGCAGTTTGATTCTCTCCATGATGCCATGGATTCCGTTCTCAAAGCTGCGTCCTAA
- a CDS encoding ParB/RepB/Spo0J family partition protein, with translation MKTLPNYQIRTFGDRRQIPIKQIVISKVQPRKYFSEQGINKLAASIKSSGIQQDLIVRPIGGDKYELVAGERRYRAAQIVGLETVPAQVKEMSDAEALQCALTENIQREDLNPIEETEAILRLLAINLNDSVEKVRSLLHRMKNDAKKKVTTHSAMGTSEAEIVKSTFDSLGRMSWD, from the coding sequence ATGAAAACTCTACCAAACTATCAAATCCGAACATTTGGCGATCGTCGTCAAATTCCCATCAAGCAAATCGTGATCTCGAAAGTGCAACCGAGAAAGTATTTTAGTGAGCAAGGCATCAATAAACTGGCTGCCAGTATTAAAAGCAGTGGCATCCAGCAAGATTTGATTGTGCGTCCCATTGGGGGGGATAAGTATGAGTTGGTAGCGGGGGAGCGTCGCTATCGAGCGGCTCAAATTGTGGGACTTGAGACGGTACCGGCTCAAGTTAAGGAGATGAGCGATGCTGAGGCTTTGCAGTGCGCTTTGACTGAGAATATCCAGCGGGAGGATTTGAACCCGATTGAAGAAACCGAGGCGATTTTGCGGCTGTTGGCTATCAACTTAAATGACTCAGTGGAAAAGGTGCGATCGCTACTGCACCGAATGAAAAACGACGCTAAGAAAAAAGTAACTACCCATAGCGCTATGGGTACATCGGAAGCCGAAATTGTCAAATCCACATTTGACTCTCTGGGTCGAATGTCGTGGGATTGA
- a CDS encoding lysozyme inhibitor LprI family protein translates to MLNKCYLFGALICTGTWLGFIEANSQVKAQSRCEGMNTQADLNACAIERYRNADAQLNSTYQRLTSMISADRRQKLVQAQLSWIQFRDNHCSFVSSTTRGGGGGSMSPVIVYSCLTLLTQNRTNDFNHYIQSQLPKPLNANNLGQSERAINRIYQGSMNHLSGEARTNLQRSQSSWLNFRNLNCQFEGTFASGGQNLCLTRMSQERHESLSKNF, encoded by the coding sequence ATGTTAAACAAATGTTATCTATTCGGTGCTTTAATTTGTACGGGGACTTGGTTGGGATTTATCGAGGCAAATTCTCAAGTTAAAGCGCAGTCTCGTTGCGAGGGAATGAATACTCAAGCTGATCTTAATGCTTGTGCTATAGAAAGATATAGAAATGCAGATGCTCAACTTAATTCTACCTATCAAAGATTAACTTCTATGATTTCTGCTGACCGCAGACAAAAGTTAGTTCAAGCTCAATTGTCCTGGATTCAATTTCGAGATAATCATTGTTCATTTGTGTCGTCTACTACTCGTGGCGGAGGTGGCGGATCAATGTCTCCAGTCATTGTTTACAGTTGCCTAACCTTATTAACACAAAATCGCACTAACGATTTTAATCACTATATTCAAAGTCAGTTACCTAAGCCTTTAAATGCGAATAACCTTGGACAGAGTGAACGAGCAATTAATAGGATTTATCAAGGATCCATGAATCACCTTTCAGGAGAAGCTAGAACCAATTTACAGAGATCTCAAAGTTCTTGGTTAAATTTTCGTAATCTAAACTGCCAATTTGAAGGAACCTTTGCCTCTGGTGGTCAAAATTTGTGTTTAACGAGAATGTCTCAAGAAAGGCATGAATCCCTGTCTAAAAATTTTTAG
- a CDS encoding IS630-like element ISAtsp1 family transposase encodes MPAPYSYDLRQKVIDAIELDGMPKTEASQVFHVSRNTINLWLQRKAQTGDFLPKPHHRPGNNHKITDWQKFKAFAQEHGHKTSAQMAELWDDDISPRTISRALKKIGFTRKKTYGYQERWKQQREEFMAQIEQMEPEEVVYLDEAAMNSQDSDYPYGYCEEGKRFHALKSGKRQGRVSMIAAWCHQQLLAPFSFEGCCHRTVFELWLEFILIPTLKPGQTLVLDNATFHKGGRIAELVEAAQCRLLYLPPYSPDLNKIEKCWSWLKARIRHCIEQFDSLHDAMDSVLKAAS; translated from the coding sequence ATGCCAGCCCCCTATAGTTACGACCTCAGACAAAAAGTTATTGATGCCATTGAACTAGACGGTATGCCCAAAACAGAAGCCAGTCAAGTTTTCCATGTCAGCAGGAACACCATTAATCTCTGGCTGCAAAGAAAAGCACAGACCGGAGACTTCCTCCCTAAACCTCATCACCGACCTGGCAATAACCACAAAATTACCGACTGGCAAAAATTCAAGGCTTTTGCCCAAGAGCATGGCCACAAAACCTCCGCTCAAATGGCTGAACTTTGGGATGACGACATCTCTCCTCGCACCATATCCAGAGCCTTGAAGAAAATTGGCTTCACCAGAAAAAAAACTTACGGCTACCAAGAACGTTGGAAGCAACAGCGAGAGGAGTTTATGGCTCAGATTGAACAGATGGAGCCGGAAGAAGTGGTCTACCTCGATGAAGCCGCCATGAATAGTCAGGACTCGGATTACCCTTATGGTTACTGCGAGGAAGGAAAACGCTTCCATGCACTCAAATCAGGGAAGAGGCAGGGCAGGGTAAGTATGATAGCCGCATGGTGTCATCAACAACTCTTAGCTCCCTTTAGCTTTGAGGGTTGTTGTCATCGGACAGTGTTTGAGTTGTGGTTGGAGTTCATCTTAATTCCAACATTGAAGCCAGGTCAGACTCTAGTATTGGACAATGCAACGTTTCATAAAGGGGGACGGATTGCTGAACTGGTGGAGGCAGCTCAATGCCGTTTACTCTATCTACCACCTTATTCGCCAGACCTCAACAAGATAGAGAAATGTTGGTCGTGGCTGAAAGCCCGTATTCGCCACTGCATTGAGCAGTTTGATTCTCTCCATGATGCCATGGATTCCGTTCTCAAAGCTGCGTCCTAA
- a CDS encoding ParB/RepB/Spo0J family partition protein: MSNQLPLLKLPPEILKALGEGDIDYTKAKEIAKLKSEEERLALLEKAIGQKLTLRQVQKLVKETKVSELPDQLETEISDLAKQFRRSKASLSPQKRSEIEGLLKRLKLLLYEEN; encoded by the coding sequence GTGAGCAATCAATTACCACTGTTGAAACTGCCACCGGAAATTCTGAAAGCTCTGGGTGAGGGCGATATTGATTACACCAAAGCGAAGGAAATAGCCAAGTTAAAGTCCGAGGAGGAAAGGTTGGCGCTACTGGAAAAGGCGATCGGTCAAAAATTGACCCTGAGACAGGTGCAGAAATTGGTGAAGGAAACGAAAGTATCAGAACTGCCAGACCAATTGGAAACTGAGATCTCCGACCTGGCCAAACAATTCCGACGTTCAAAGGCTAGTCTATCCCCTCAAAAACGTTCTGAAATTGAGGGACTGCTGAAACGGTTGAAGTTACTGCTTTATGAAGAAAATTGA
- a CDS encoding heavy metal translocating P-type ATPase: protein MQLNPQTTSEQQLTSTTLPTQTIILDVGGMKCAGCVMAVERQLNQQQGVIAVRVNLATEVATVECEPGTVDPQKLADILTETGFNSQLRYGSAAHQKLTFEERHRQEMRDQIGRVIICGVLIFLSGIGHFHHIAWGGLPLVSSIWFHWGLATLALLFPGRSLIVDGVRSLARNAPNMNTLVGLGTISAYTASLVALLFPRLGWECFFDEPVMLLGFILLGKTLEQQARIRAARAFEALWGLQPTTAQVILSTQLPELTQENSAIAWSSPTVEVPAEQVRVGDLVKVFPGEKIPVDGRVIMGSSTVDESMLTGESFPVTKQRDLMVFAGTLNQSGGLIIAATRTGEETTVAQIISLVETAQTRKAPIQFLADKVAGYFTYLVMGLATLTLIFWYTIGTKIWPEVMTSGGVNLAVDAPLLLSLKLAIAVLVIACPCALGLATPTAILVGSAIGAERGILIKGGDILERVHQLHTVVFDKTGTLTTASPQVTTCVSLSHGFSEDRILQLAAAVEQGTHHPIATAICRALEGRNLPIIDAEGFVTQTGLGAAAMVDGERVWVGSAEGLSGCGVILSESVLSIIPPGETVVYVTVGDELVGVIGICDRLKSDAKMTVERLQKMGLNVVLLTGDRFSVAEAIASELQLSEGSVLAEVRPEDKAKAIAAYQQQGHRVAMVGDGINDAPALAQADVAIALGTGTDVAIETADIVLMGDALGDVVESIRLSQQTFNKIRQNLFWAFAYNTIGLPMAAGVLLPGFGIVFSPSVAAAFMAFSSVSVVTNSLLLRRQFTPADFPPSIKSQPE from the coding sequence ATGCAATTAAATCCCCAAACTACATCAGAGCAGCAGTTAACCTCGACTACCCTACCCACACAGACGATTATTTTGGATGTTGGGGGAATGAAATGCGCTGGTTGTGTGATGGCGGTAGAACGTCAACTAAACCAGCAGCAGGGGGTGATTGCTGTTCGGGTTAACTTAGCCACGGAAGTGGCGACGGTTGAATGTGAACCCGGTACAGTCGATCCACAAAAACTGGCCGATATTTTAACAGAAACGGGGTTTAATAGTCAACTGCGTTATGGGTCTGCGGCTCACCAAAAGCTGACTTTTGAGGAACGTCACCGCCAAGAAATGCGCGACCAAATTGGGCGGGTGATTATTTGTGGGGTGCTGATTTTTCTGTCGGGAATAGGTCACTTTCATCATATAGCTTGGGGAGGGCTTCCCCTAGTGAGTAGTATTTGGTTTCACTGGGGGTTAGCCACTTTGGCTTTACTATTCCCAGGCCGATCGCTTATAGTGGATGGCGTGCGTAGTCTGGCGCGAAATGCTCCTAATATGAATACCCTCGTGGGATTGGGGACTATTAGCGCCTATACTGCGAGTTTGGTGGCTCTGTTATTTCCTCGGTTGGGTTGGGAGTGTTTCTTTGATGAACCTGTGATGCTGTTGGGGTTTATTTTGCTGGGAAAAACCCTGGAACAACAAGCAAGAATTAGGGCGGCTAGGGCTTTTGAGGCTTTGTGGGGTTTGCAACCGACAACGGCTCAGGTGATTCTCTCGACACAACTACCTGAACTAACTCAGGAAAATTCGGCGATCGCCTGGTCATCTCCGACGGTGGAGGTTCCGGCGGAACAGGTGCGGGTGGGGGATTTGGTTAAGGTTTTTCCGGGTGAGAAAATCCCCGTTGATGGTAGGGTGATTATGGGGAGTAGTACGGTTGATGAGTCGATGCTCACGGGAGAGTCTTTCCCAGTGACTAAACAACGGGATTTAATGGTTTTTGCGGGAACTTTAAACCAGTCGGGAGGGCTGATAATTGCGGCAACTCGCACGGGAGAAGAAACTACTGTTGCCCAAATTATCAGTTTAGTAGAAACGGCTCAAACTCGCAAAGCACCGATTCAATTTTTGGCGGATAAGGTGGCGGGATATTTTACTTATCTGGTCATGGGTTTGGCGACGCTGACTCTCATTTTTTGGTACACAATTGGCACTAAAATTTGGCCGGAGGTGATGACCTCGGGAGGGGTGAATTTGGCGGTTGATGCACCTTTGCTATTGAGTCTCAAATTGGCGATCGCTGTTTTGGTGATTGCTTGTCCCTGTGCTTTGGGACTGGCTACCCCTACGGCTATTTTAGTGGGTTCTGCGATCGGTGCGGAACGAGGTATATTGATTAAAGGTGGTGATATCCTAGAGAGGGTTCACCAACTCCACACTGTGGTTTTTGATAAGACGGGAACTTTGACGACGGCTTCTCCCCAGGTGACTACCTGCGTTAGTTTGTCTCACGGCTTTAGTGAGGACCGGATTTTGCAATTGGCCGCGGCGGTGGAACAGGGAACCCATCACCCTATCGCTACCGCCATCTGTAGAGCCTTAGAAGGGCGTAACCTGCCTATTATAGATGCCGAAGGTTTTGTGACTCAGACGGGGCTGGGTGCGGCTGCTATGGTCGATGGAGAGAGAGTTTGGGTGGGTAGTGCAGAAGGTTTGAGCGGCTGTGGGGTGATTTTGTCGGAGTCGGTGTTATCGATAATTCCACCAGGAGAAACGGTGGTATATGTGACTGTGGGTGATGAGTTGGTGGGGGTGATTGGTATTTGCGATCGCCTCAAGTCTGATGCTAAAATGACGGTGGAACGGCTCCAGAAAATGGGGTTAAATGTAGTTCTACTCACAGGCGATCGCTTTTCGGTAGCCGAGGCGATCGCTTCGGAGCTACAATTGTCTGAGGGGTCGGTGCTGGCAGAAGTGCGACCGGAAGATAAGGCTAAGGCGATCGCTGCTTACCAACAGCAAGGACACCGGGTAGCCATGGTGGGGGATGGCATTAATGATGCTCCGGCTTTAGCTCAGGCTGATGTAGCGATCGCTTTGGGAACCGGAACTGATGTGGCGATCGAAACTGCTGATATTGTACTCATGGGAGACGCACTCGGTGACGTAGTGGAGTCTATTCGGTTGAGTCAACAAACATTCAACAAAATTCGCCAAAATCTGTTCTGGGCTTTTGCTTATAATACCATCGGTTTACCCATGGCGGCGGGTGTCCTGCTACCAGGTTTTGGTATAGTTTTCAGTCCCTCGGTAGCAGCGGCATTTATGGCTTTTAGTTCCGTGAGTGTAGTCACCAATTCCCTACTATTACGTCGCCAATTCACCCCCGCCGATTTTCCCCCATCAATAAAATCCCAGCCGGAATAG
- a CDS encoding methylglyoxal synthase has translation MSTTIALIAHDSQREELVSFVEENTVALSFYELIAPERTAQYLLQGTGVEVQVLSSLHHGGDIELAYRILQETEIAAVIFFLDPGFNLSSPEIQVLIRACNLQNVPLATNRATARAMLSGLTRSRSACLIFNPVSGTGNSQQDLVLIRQLLEPHIYLKVSFTTPTISAEQLAQEAVESGVDIVIASGGDGTVSAVAGAVMGTDIPLGIIPRGTANAFCMAMGIPGNIRGACNNIIAGLIRTVDIATCNARPMILLAGIGYEAETIDKADRETKQRWGALAYIMAGLQQLDEQVLFDTEIEIDGTISRVRSGAVTIANAAPATSILAQGLGEVIPNDGKLEVLIFAANQNENQKFTKVRAIAGMVELFGSALLKTGTQRDHMIGLRATNVKVKTEPPQKVVLDGEIIGTTPIEIQCIPNGLKILAPSVIPQTSDQNTETSEKAES, from the coding sequence ATGTCTACAACCATCGCCCTAATCGCCCATGATAGCCAACGAGAGGAACTGGTCAGCTTTGTAGAAGAGAATACTGTGGCTTTGTCCTTCTACGAACTAATCGCCCCAGAAAGGACCGCCCAATATCTCCTACAGGGAACGGGAGTAGAGGTGCAGGTGTTATCATCTCTCCATCACGGAGGAGATATTGAACTAGCCTATCGCATCCTACAGGAAACAGAAATCGCCGCTGTAATTTTCTTCCTCGATCCTGGTTTTAACTTATCCTCCCCCGAAATTCAAGTATTGATTCGCGCTTGTAACCTGCAAAATGTACCCCTAGCCACCAACCGCGCTACTGCTAGGGCTATGTTAAGCGGTCTCACCCGTAGTCGGTCGGCTTGTTTAATTTTTAACCCGGTTTCCGGGACGGGGAACTCCCAACAGGACTTGGTTTTGATTCGACAATTGTTAGAACCCCATATATATCTCAAGGTATCCTTCACAACTCCTACCATTAGCGCCGAACAGTTGGCTCAGGAAGCCGTTGAATCCGGGGTGGATATCGTTATTGCTTCTGGAGGGGATGGAACCGTCTCGGCGGTCGCTGGTGCGGTGATGGGAACAGATATCCCTCTGGGTATCATTCCGCGCGGGACGGCTAATGCTTTTTGTATGGCTATGGGAATTCCTGGGAATATTCGCGGCGCTTGTAATAATATTATCGCTGGGTTAATTCGCACAGTTGACATTGCTACCTGTAACGCGCGCCCTATGATTCTATTGGCTGGAATTGGTTATGAAGCCGAAACCATTGATAAAGCTGATCGGGAAACTAAGCAGCGTTGGGGCGCTCTGGCTTATATAATGGCGGGATTACAACAACTCGATGAGCAAGTCCTTTTTGATACGGAAATCGAGATTGATGGAACTATCAGCCGAGTTCGTTCTGGTGCTGTCACTATTGCTAATGCGGCTCCGGCTACCTCAATTTTAGCTCAAGGTTTGGGAGAGGTTATCCCTAATGATGGGAAGTTAGAGGTGTTGATTTTTGCTGCTAATCAAAACGAAAATCAGAAATTTACTAAAGTTAGGGCGATCGCTGGTATGGTAGAATTGTTTGGGTCGGCTTTGCTGAAAACCGGAACCCAGCGCGATCACATGATTGGGTTACGCGCCACTAACGTTAAGGTGAAAACTGAACCCCCTCAAAAAGTTGTCCTAGATGGTGAAATTATCGGGACTACACCCATAGAAATTCAATGTATTCCCAACGGGTTAAAGATTCTCGCACCGTCCGTTATTCCGCAAACCAGTGACCAGAACACTGAAACCTCAGAAAAGGCTGAGAGTTAA
- a CDS encoding IS630 family transposase produces MPAPYSYDLRQKVIDAIELDGMPKTEASQVFHVSRNTINLWLQRKAQTGDFLPKPHHRPGNNHKITDWQKFKAFAQEHGHKTSAQMAELWDDDISPRTISRALKKIGFTRKKTYGYQERWKQQREEFMAQIEQMEPEEVVYLDEAAMNSQDSDYPYGYCEEGKRFHALKSGKRQGRVSMIAAWCHQQLLAPFSFEGCCNRTVFELWLEFILIPTLKPGQTLVLDNATFHKGGRIAELVEAAQCRLLYLPPYSPDLNKIEKCWSWLKARIRHCIEQFDSLHDAMDSVLKAAS; encoded by the coding sequence ATGCCAGCCCCCTATAGTTACGACCTCAGACAAAAAGTTATTGATGCCATTGAACTAGACGGTATGCCCAAAACAGAAGCCAGTCAAGTTTTCCATGTCAGCAGGAACACCATTAATCTCTGGCTGCAAAGAAAAGCACAGACCGGAGACTTCCTCCCTAAACCTCATCACCGACCTGGCAATAACCACAAAATTACCGACTGGCAGAAATTCAAGGCTTTTGCCCAAGAGCATGGCCACAAAACCTCCGCTCAAATGGCTGAACTTTGGGATGACGACATCTCTCCTCGCACCATATCCAGAGCCTTGAAGAAAATTGGCTTCACCAGAAAAAAAACTTACGGCTACCAAGAACGTTGGAAGCAACAGCGAGAGGAGTTTATGGCTCAGATTGAACAGATGGAGCCGGAAGAAGTGGTCTACCTCGATGAAGCCGCCATGAATAGTCAGGACTCGGATTACCCTTATGGTTACTGCGAGGAAGGAAAACGCTTCCATGCACTCAAATCAGGGAAGAGGCAGGGCAGGGTAAGTATGATAGCCGCATGGTGTCATCAACAACTCTTAGCTCCCTTTAGCTTTGAGGGTTGTTGTAATCGGACAGTGTTTGAGTTGTGGTTGGAGTTCATCTTAATTCCAACATTGAAGCCAGGTCAGACTCTAGTATTGGACAATGCAACGTTTCATAAAGGGGGGCGGATTGCTGAACTGGTGGAGGCAGCTCAATGCCGTTTACTCTATCTACCACCTTATTCGCCAGACCTCAACAAGATAGAGAAATGTTGGTCGTGGCTGAAAGCCCGTATTCGCCACTGCATTGAGCAGTTTGATTCTCTCCATGATGCCATGGATTCCGTTCTCAAAGCTGCGTCCTAA
- a CDS encoding hemolysin family protein: MDTSSLGDLSGLTLTAQDIFGRLLSVFLLIAVNAFFVTAEFSMVSVRRSRISQLVDEGDLPAITVQQLQRRIDLLLSTTQFGITLSSLALGWIGESTMAVVIRQILNQIPLYQFQGWLAHSLSISIVTFFMLAYLQIVLGELVPKSLALLYPEQIARMWAPYSLAIARIFKPFVWCLNQSTRLLLRLLGINYTGQPYTRVTPEELQLIITTSSESMGLEAEERQLLNNVFEFGDVLTEEVMIPRTSIVSLPHTATFQNLLEEMAVSNHSRYPITGESLDDILGILDFRDLAKPLAERQLDEETPILTWVRAARFVSEQMLLSELLPLIQRSQQEMAIVVDEFGGTAGLVTIDDLISEIIGDGSELAEGEDGDIKFVDDQTFLVQAQLDVEEVNELLNLDLPLNEEYQTLGGFLTYQLQKIPAVGEVLTYHNLEFKVVLVEGPRLEQIQISQLRPKTTSDAELTIAELLESPDSQDREADSLTAMDEITPPPDNDTPKISDNSPSEKSEVDYTIAELLESGDSEDREADEDREADSLTAMDEITPPPDNDTPKISDNSPLENSQVDDAIAELWESSDSEDTEGEERGR; the protein is encoded by the coding sequence ATGGATACAAGTTCCTTGGGTGATTTATCAGGATTAACGCTGACGGCTCAGGATATTTTTGGGCGATTATTATCGGTGTTTTTGCTGATTGCTGTTAATGCCTTTTTTGTGACGGCTGAATTTTCGATGGTGTCGGTAAGGCGATCGCGAATTAGCCAGTTAGTGGATGAAGGAGATTTACCTGCTATCACGGTTCAGCAATTACAAAGACGCATAGATTTATTGCTGTCTACTACCCAATTTGGGATTACGCTGTCGAGTCTGGCTTTGGGTTGGATTGGTGAATCAACTATGGCGGTGGTGATTCGCCAGATACTTAATCAAATTCCTTTATACCAATTCCAAGGGTGGCTGGCTCATTCCCTGTCTATTTCCATTGTCACCTTTTTTATGCTGGCTTATCTGCAAATTGTGCTGGGGGAATTAGTCCCCAAATCTCTGGCGCTATTATATCCTGAACAGATAGCCAGAATGTGGGCCCCTTATTCTTTGGCGATCGCTCGAATTTTTAAGCCATTTGTCTGGTGTTTAAATCAGTCTACCCGGCTGTTATTGCGTCTGTTGGGAATTAACTACACCGGACAACCTTACACCCGCGTAACCCCAGAAGAATTGCAGCTAATTATCACTACATCTAGTGAATCCATGGGTTTAGAAGCTGAGGAAAGACAGCTACTTAATAATGTGTTTGAATTTGGGGATGTACTCACTGAAGAGGTGATGATTCCTCGCACCAGTATTGTCTCGCTTCCTCATACCGCCACCTTTCAAAACCTCCTAGAAGAAATGGCAGTTTCTAACCATTCTCGTTACCCTATTACGGGGGAATCCTTAGATGATATTTTGGGGATTTTAGACTTTCGGGATTTAGCCAAACCTTTAGCGGAAAGACAGCTTGATGAGGAGACACCTATTTTAACCTGGGTTCGCGCGGCTCGGTTTGTTTCTGAGCAAATGTTACTCAGTGAATTATTACCCCTAATACAGCGATCGCAACAGGAAATGGCTATTGTGGTAGATGAGTTTGGCGGTACAGCCGGACTGGTAACCATTGACGATTTAATCTCCGAAATTATTGGGGATGGTTCGGAATTAGCCGAAGGGGAAGATGGGGATATTAAGTTTGTCGATGACCAGACTTTTTTAGTCCAGGCTCAGTTGGATGTTGAGGAAGTTAACGAACTGTTAAATTTGGATTTACCCTTAAATGAAGAGTATCAAACTTTGGGGGGTTTTCTCACCTATCAACTGCAAAAAATCCCCGCCGTTGGGGAAGTCTTGACCTACCACAACCTAGAATTTAAGGTGGTGTTAGTCGAGGGTCCCCGTTTGGAACAAATCCAAATCTCTCAGTTGCGACCTAAAACTACATCAGATGCTGAACTGACTATTGCGGAACTTTTGGAGTCGCCAGACTCTCAGGATAGGGAAGCCGATAGTTTAACGGCTATGGATGAAATCACCCCCCCACCCGATAATGATACCCCCAAAATATCGGATAATTCCCCATCAGAAAAAAGCGAGGTTGATTATACCATTGCGGAACTGTTGGAGTCGGGAGACTCTGAGGATAGGGAAGCCGATGAGGATAGGGAAGCCGATAGTTTAACGGCTATGGATGAAATCACCCCCCCACCCGATAATGATACCCCCAAAATATCCGATAATTCCCCCTTAGAAAATAGCCAGGTTGATGATGCGATCGCAGAACTTTGGGAGTCTTCGGACTCTGAGGATACAGAAGGAGAGGAGAGGGGGAGGTAA